The Castellaniella sp. genome includes a window with the following:
- the rarD gene encoding EamA family transporter RarD, with translation MQRGIILSVASSALFAGMYFYATLMQPFDGDIVFAWRILMGLPMMALVVHRARGWTALRTTVHRFKRGRFLAAMLLCSALLGVQLWLFVWAPLHGYALNVSMGYFLLPLVMVLVGRLVYRERLSNWQLWAVGFALLGVGHEWWRLGSVSWATALVALGYPPYFMLRRRLQVDALSSLWFDMLFLLPVAVLILQAQAIEAARIFADHPRLLLQVPFLGLLSVVSLSMYLAASRLLPLGLFGLLSYVEPVLLFWVAFLLMGEPVAPSQWLTYGPIWLAVGLIALEGVRKLPARNA, from the coding sequence ATGCAGCGTGGCATCATTCTGTCGGTCGCGTCCTCGGCCTTGTTTGCAGGCATGTATTTTTATGCGACGCTGATGCAGCCGTTCGACGGCGACATTGTGTTTGCCTGGCGCATTCTGATGGGCTTGCCCATGATGGCGCTGGTTGTGCACCGCGCACGGGGCTGGACGGCATTGCGCACGACGGTGCATCGATTCAAACGAGGACGTTTCTTGGCGGCAATGCTGTTGTGCTCGGCTTTGCTGGGGGTGCAGCTTTGGCTGTTCGTCTGGGCGCCTTTGCACGGCTATGCCCTGAACGTATCCATGGGCTATTTTCTGCTGCCGCTGGTCATGGTGCTGGTGGGTCGGCTGGTGTATCGCGAACGCCTCAGCAACTGGCAGCTCTGGGCAGTCGGGTTTGCCTTGCTGGGCGTCGGCCACGAATGGTGGCGGTTGGGCTCGGTGTCCTGGGCCACTGCACTGGTGGCGCTGGGATATCCGCCGTATTTCATGCTGCGCCGCCGCCTGCAGGTCGATGCGCTTAGCAGCCTGTGGTTCGATATGCTGTTCTTGCTGCCGGTTGCGGTCCTGATTCTGCAGGCTCAGGCGATCGAGGCCGCCCGTATTTTTGCAGACCACCCGCGTTTGCTGCTGCAGGTGCCGTTTTTGGGCTTGCTGAGCGTCGTTTCGCTGTCCATGTATCTGGCGGCCAGCCGACTGTTGCCGCTGGGCCTGTTTGGTCTGCTCAGCTATGTAGAGCCGGTGTTGCTGTTCTGGGTGGCATTTTTGCTGATGGGCGAGCCGGTGGCGCCGTCCCAGTGGTTGACCTACGGGCCGATCTGGCTGGCGGTGGGGCTGATCGCCCTTGAAGGGGTCAGGAAACTGCCAGCCAGAAACGCTTGA
- the recO gene encoding DNA repair protein RecO has translation MSKRGTRIQDASAYVLHASPWRETSLIVQCFSRDHGLLALVAKGAKRPYSVLRPVLVAFQPLWLSWSVGAGDIHTLTRAESGPVRLLAGRAMMSAWYLNELIMRLLAREDPHPGVYDAYETALNALSDSRPHAAVLRRFEWLLLEQAGYGLDTPAPDFDDATTEPVLRQALRERLDELLDTPLRTRQVLMDLQRY, from the coding sequence ATGAGTAAACGCGGAACGCGCATCCAGGATGCGTCCGCGTATGTGCTGCATGCCAGTCCCTGGCGTGAGACCTCGTTGATTGTTCAGTGCTTCAGCCGGGACCATGGCCTGCTGGCCCTGGTGGCCAAAGGGGCCAAACGGCCTTATTCAGTGTTGCGTCCGGTGTTGGTGGCATTTCAGCCCTTATGGTTGTCCTGGTCGGTCGGCGCGGGTGATATTCATACCCTGACGCGGGCCGAATCCGGCCCGGTGCGCTTGTTGGCTGGGCGCGCCATGATGTCGGCTTGGTACCTGAATGAACTGATCATGCGGCTGCTGGCTCGGGAAGACCCGCATCCCGGCGTCTATGATGCCTATGAAACCGCCTTGAATGCCTTGAGCGACAGTCGGCCACATGCCGCTGTCTTGCGGCGCTTCGAATGGCTGCTGCTGGAACAGGCGGGCTATGGGCTGGATACGCCTGCGCCCGATTTCGACGACGCCACCACTGAACCAGTCCTGCGACAGGCATTGCGGGAGCGTCTGGATGAACTGCTGGATACCCCCTTGCGTACTCGCCAGGTTCTCATGGATCTGCAGCGTTATTGA
- the era gene encoding GTPase Era has product MTHPDSSTASDADAPQGDGQPTSRCGFVALVGRPNVGKSTLGNALIGTKLSIVSRKAQTTRHRIHGVLTQGTDQFVFVDTPGFQTRHGGAMNRMMNRVVTQALAEVDVVVHVVEAGKWSAGDAAVVPLLPRQRPVVLAVNKVDTLKDKNALFAYVTRLTQEFPYAAVVPLSALRGVQLDILMQELSRYLPAGEHLFEADAFTDRSVRFLVSELIREKIFRLVGDELPYGCTVVIEQWEENDMGARIAACVVIERDTHRPILLGAGGQHMKRIATEARQDIVRLMDKPVHLEIYIKVRKGWSGREATLRELGYE; this is encoded by the coding sequence ATGACTCATCCAGATTCTTCTACTGCTTCGGACGCGGATGCTCCCCAGGGGGATGGCCAGCCGACCAGTCGTTGCGGGTTTGTAGCGCTGGTGGGGCGGCCCAATGTGGGTAAGTCCACGCTGGGCAACGCCCTGATCGGTACAAAACTATCTATTGTTTCGCGTAAAGCCCAGACCACGCGCCATCGTATTCATGGTGTGCTGACCCAGGGGACCGATCAGTTTGTCTTTGTGGATACGCCGGGGTTTCAAACCCGCCACGGTGGGGCGATGAACCGCATGATGAATCGCGTGGTCACCCAGGCGCTGGCCGAGGTCGATGTGGTGGTCCATGTGGTCGAGGCCGGTAAATGGTCGGCGGGCGACGCTGCCGTCGTGCCCTTGCTGCCGCGTCAGCGGCCAGTGGTTCTGGCGGTCAACAAGGTTGATACCTTGAAGGACAAGAACGCCTTGTTCGCCTACGTGACGCGCCTGACCCAGGAATTTCCTTATGCGGCTGTCGTGCCGCTTAGTGCGTTGCGGGGGGTGCAGCTCGATATTCTGATGCAGGAACTTTCCCGCTACCTGCCTGCCGGCGAACACTTGTTCGAGGCAGATGCCTTTACGGATCGGTCGGTGCGTTTTCTGGTCTCCGAGCTGATCCGGGAAAAAATCTTCCGACTGGTGGGGGATGAGCTTCCGTATGGGTGTACGGTCGTCATCGAGCAATGGGAGGAAAACGACATGGGTGCGCGCATTGCAGCCTGCGTCGTCATCGAGCGCGATACGCATCGGCCTATTCTGCTGGGGGCGGGTGGCCAGCACATGAAGCGGATTGCCACTGAAGCGCGTCAGGATATTGTGCGCTTGATGGACAAGCCCGTACATCTGGAAATTTACATCAAGGTGCGCAAGGGGTGGTCCGGGCGCGAGGCGACGCTGCGCGAACTGGGCTATGAGTAA
- the rnc gene encoding ribonuclease III, producing the protein MAGLDRLQTALGYHYRDQGLLVQALTHRSHGMPHNERLEFLGDSVLNFVVSTLLFAEHAEMDEGDLSRVRANLVKQSTLADIAQRLSLSDYLRLGEGELKSGGFRRPSILADAVEAILGALYLDGGYDQVRGVIEHLYRPLLDHLDVRASGKDPKTQLQEILQGRGLDLPHYDVLSIHGAAHDQIFEVCCAVPSLDIQLQASGSSRRAAEQAVATQVIAVLQALGPVKRSRRRHHKPTISFQSPPVSPEKP; encoded by the coding sequence ATGGCCGGTCTGGATCGATTGCAGACAGCCCTGGGTTATCACTATCGGGATCAGGGGCTGCTGGTGCAGGCCCTGACGCATCGCAGCCATGGCATGCCGCACAACGAACGCCTGGAATTTCTGGGCGATTCGGTGCTGAATTTCGTGGTTTCCACCCTGTTGTTTGCCGAACACGCAGAAATGGACGAAGGCGATCTGTCGCGGGTTCGGGCCAATCTGGTCAAGCAATCCACGCTGGCTGATATTGCTCAGCGCTTGTCTTTGTCCGATTATCTGCGCCTGGGAGAAGGCGAACTGAAAAGTGGTGGTTTTCGCCGCCCGTCCATTCTGGCCGATGCGGTCGAGGCCATTTTGGGTGCTCTGTATCTCGATGGCGGCTACGATCAGGTGCGGGGCGTTATCGAACATTTATACCGTCCCTTATTGGATCATCTGGACGTTCGGGCCAGCGGCAAGGACCCCAAGACCCAGTTGCAGGAAATTCTGCAGGGACGGGGCCTGGATTTGCCGCATTACGATGTTCTGTCCATCCATGGCGCGGCGCACGACCAGATCTTCGAGGTCTGTTGTGCGGTACCGTCGCTGGATATCCAGCTGCAGGCCTCAGGCAGCAGCCGACGTGCCGCAGAACAGGCGGTCGCCACGCAGGTGATTGCCGTCTTGCAGGCCCTGGGGCCCGTCAAGCGGTCCCGGCGTCGGCACCATAAGCCGACCATCTCGTTTCAGTCCCCCCCCGTTTCCCCGGAGAAACCATGA
- the lepB gene encoding signal peptidase I, whose protein sequence is MSWDFALLLFIALVVTGLVWLLDRFRLRASRRTRAEAAAQACRNNAGGLDDQALQAECKQAYDQAFQAPWWVEYCVSFFPVILFVFVLRSFVVEPFRIPSGSMLPTLENGDLILVNKFQYGIRLPVVDQKIIPLGTPDRGDVVVFRYPVDPNVDYIKRVVGLPGDVVEYRNKNLSINGQPVPRTRDGDYYEPDRAVYVGQYQEQLGQASHRILLNATSAQDIMPITRFPDFKNCDYLSDGVRCTVPAGHYFMMGDNRDNSLDSRYWGFVPDSYLVGRAFFVWMNFGSPSRIGGFR, encoded by the coding sequence ATGAGTTGGGATTTTGCCCTGTTGCTGTTTATTGCTTTGGTGGTGACTGGCCTGGTCTGGCTGCTGGATCGTTTTCGCCTGCGGGCCAGCCGTCGGACGCGGGCCGAGGCCGCTGCCCAGGCCTGCCGCAATAATGCAGGTGGCCTGGATGACCAGGCTTTGCAGGCTGAATGCAAACAAGCCTACGACCAGGCATTTCAGGCCCCGTGGTGGGTGGAATACTGCGTCAGTTTCTTTCCGGTGATCTTGTTTGTTTTTGTGCTGCGCTCGTTTGTGGTCGAGCCCTTCAGAATTCCGTCCGGGTCCATGCTGCCCACCCTGGAGAACGGCGACCTGATTTTGGTGAATAAATTTCAGTATGGCATCCGGCTGCCGGTCGTCGATCAGAAAATTATTCCTCTGGGCACCCCTGATCGTGGCGACGTGGTGGTGTTCCGCTACCCGGTGGACCCCAATGTGGACTACATCAAGCGCGTGGTCGGCTTGCCGGGTGATGTAGTCGAATATCGCAATAAAAATCTGTCGATCAATGGCCAGCCGGTGCCGCGCACCCGCGATGGCGATTACTACGAACCTGACCGGGCCGTGTATGTAGGCCAGTACCAAGAACAATTGGGGCAGGCGTCCCATCGGATCTTGCTGAACGCCACGAGTGCTCAGGACATCATGCCGATCACGCGCTTTCCTGATTTCAAAAACTGTGATTATCTAAGCGATGGGGTGCGCTGCACCGTCCCTGCGGGCCATTATTTCATGATGGGGGATAACCGCGACAATAGTCTGGATAGCCGTTACTGGGGTTTTGTGCCAGACAGCTATCTGGTAGGTCGGGCATTCTTCGTCTGGATGAATTTTGGCTCTCCCAGCCGCATCGGAGGGTTCCGTTGA
- the lepA gene encoding translation elongation factor 4, translated as MDHIRNFSIIAHIDHGKSTLADRLIHRCGGLQDREMAAQVLDSMDIERERGITIKAQTAALSYTAADGQVYALNLIDTPGHVDFSYEVSRSLSACEGALLVVDSTQGVEAQTVANCYTAIELGVEVVPVLNKMDLPSADPDSAAAEIEDVIGIDATDAIQASAKTGLGIDEILEAVVARVPPPKGDPAAPLQALIIDSWFDNYVGVVMLVRIVNGTLRPKDKLLLMAAGATHLCEQLGVFTPKSQPRTSLSAGEVGFVIAGIKELEHAKVGDTITLAGKPASAPLPGFKEVKPQVFAGVYPIESSEYDQLRDSLEKLKLNDSALMFEPEVSQALGFGFRCGFLGLLHMDIVQERLEREFDMDIITTAPSVVYEVLHRDGTLIMVDSPARMPEVGHIQEIREPIMTVTLFMPQEYVGPVMSLCTAKRGTQLNMSYHGRQVHLSYEIPLAEIVLDFFDRLKSVSRGYASMDYEFKEYRVADVVRVDLLINGDRVDALSMIVHRANARIRGRDVVTRMRGLIPRQMFDIAIQAAIGVEIVARESVKAMRKNVLAKCYGGDISRKKKLLEKQKAGKKRMKQVGNVEIPQEAFLAVLQTDDK; from the coding sequence ATGGACCACATCCGCAACTTCTCCATCATTGCGCACATCGATCATGGTAAATCGACCCTGGCCGATCGCCTGATCCATCGCTGTGGCGGTCTGCAAGACCGCGAGATGGCGGCCCAGGTGCTTGATTCCATGGATATCGAGCGCGAGCGCGGGATCACGATCAAGGCCCAGACCGCCGCCTTGAGCTATACCGCCGCCGATGGCCAGGTATATGCCCTGAATCTGATCGACACGCCGGGCCACGTCGACTTCTCCTACGAGGTCAGCCGTTCGCTGTCGGCCTGCGAAGGCGCCTTGCTGGTGGTCGATTCCACCCAGGGGGTCGAGGCCCAGACGGTGGCGAACTGTTATACCGCCATCGAACTCGGCGTCGAGGTCGTGCCGGTGCTCAATAAAATGGATCTGCCCTCGGCGGATCCGGACTCCGCCGCTGCCGAAATCGAAGATGTCATCGGCATCGACGCTACCGATGCCATCCAGGCCAGCGCCAAGACCGGCCTGGGTATCGACGAGATACTCGAGGCCGTGGTGGCGCGCGTGCCGCCGCCCAAGGGCGACCCGGCTGCCCCGTTGCAGGCCTTGATCATCGATTCCTGGTTCGATAATTATGTCGGGGTCGTCATGCTGGTGCGCATCGTCAACGGCACTTTGCGTCCCAAGGACAAGCTCCTGCTGATGGCCGCCGGCGCCACCCATTTGTGTGAACAACTGGGGGTATTCACTCCGAAATCCCAGCCGCGCACGTCTTTGTCCGCAGGCGAGGTCGGTTTCGTCATTGCCGGCATCAAGGAACTCGAACACGCCAAGGTCGGCGATACCATCACCTTGGCGGGCAAGCCCGCCAGCGCCCCCTTGCCGGGCTTCAAGGAAGTCAAGCCGCAGGTTTTTGCCGGTGTTTATCCGATTGAATCCAGTGAATACGACCAATTGCGCGACTCTCTGGAAAAACTCAAGCTCAACGATTCCGCGCTGATGTTCGAGCCCGAGGTCTCCCAGGCGCTGGGGTTTGGCTTTCGTTGCGGCTTTCTGGGCTTGTTGCACATGGATATTGTGCAAGAGCGCCTCGAACGCGAGTTCGATATGGACATCATCACCACGGCGCCCTCCGTGGTCTACGAGGTCCTGCATCGCGATGGCACCCTGATCATGGTGGACAGCCCGGCCCGCATGCCGGAAGTCGGCCATATCCAAGAGATCCGCGAACCCATCATGACGGTCACGCTGTTCATGCCGCAGGAATATGTTGGCCCCGTGATGTCGCTGTGCACCGCCAAGCGCGGGACGCAACTGAACATGAGCTACCATGGCCGCCAGGTGCATCTCAGCTACGAGATTCCACTGGCCGAGATCGTTTTGGATTTCTTTGATCGCCTGAAATCCGTCTCCCGAGGCTATGCCTCCATGGACTACGAGTTCAAGGAATACCGGGTGGCTGATGTGGTGCGGGTTGATTTGCTGATCAATGGCGATCGGGTCGATGCCTTGTCCATGATTGTGCACCGCGCCAATGCGCGCATCAGAGGGCGCGATGTGGTGACCCGTATGCGCGGCCTGATTCCGCGCCAGATGTTCGATATTGCCATCCAGGCGGCGATCGGCGTCGAAATCGTGGCCCGCGAGAGCGTCAAGGCGATGCGCAAGAACGTGCTGGCCAAGTGCTATGGCGGGGATATTTCCCGCAAGAAAAAACTGCTCGAAAAACAAAAGGCCGGTAAGAAACGCATGAAGCAGGTCGGTAACGTCGAAATCCCCCAAGAAGCCTTCCTGGCCGTCTTGCAGACCGACGATAAGTAA
- a CDS encoding Do family serine endopeptidase: protein MALTLPSAPLVKRLVACAATSLFLVSASPMAAAQAQPAISTVAGLPDFTQIVADTENSVVNIRTTETVPVGRMQGGPGGDPSDLFRWFFGPDFAPPGAAPQKPSRPHAQPNQPNQAAPKERTVPRGIGSGFILSQDGYILTNNHVVDNSNGIFVTMTDGKEYKAKVIGTDARTDIALLKIDAKDLKPLPIGDSNTLKKGQWVLAIGSPFGLDSTVTAGIVSAINRDTGDYLPFIQTDVAVNPGNSGGPLINLEGHVVGINSQIVSRSGGFMGISLAIPIDEVMRVVDQLKAHGKVIRGRIGVQITEVQDEVATALGLGDAHGALVSSVDPDGPAAKAGVHPGDVITQFDGQEIKHMSDLPRLVGASKPGTDATIQVWRKGKTVDLKAKVAELEQPAADQSGEQAPEAEGTDRLGLAVKALPADAGTDEGVEVSLAEGVAAESGIQAGDIILRINDNDITSPKQYEKVVKALPKDKPVVLLVSRDQQSQWVILKP, encoded by the coding sequence ATGGCTTTAACTTTGCCCAGTGCACCGCTTGTCAAGCGACTGGTTGCCTGCGCAGCGACCAGCCTGTTCCTGGTGTCCGCCTCGCCTATGGCGGCGGCACAGGCCCAGCCTGCCATCTCGACGGTGGCAGGGCTACCGGATTTCACCCAGATAGTCGCTGATACCGAAAACTCCGTCGTCAATATTCGCACCACCGAGACCGTGCCCGTCGGGCGCATGCAGGGTGGACCAGGCGGCGACCCCTCTGATCTGTTTCGCTGGTTCTTCGGCCCGGACTTCGCGCCCCCTGGGGCTGCGCCACAAAAGCCATCGCGCCCGCACGCCCAGCCGAATCAACCCAATCAGGCTGCCCCTAAAGAACGCACAGTGCCGCGTGGCATCGGCTCGGGCTTCATCCTGTCCCAGGATGGCTATATCCTGACCAACAACCACGTGGTTGATAATTCCAATGGCATCTTCGTCACCATGACGGATGGCAAGGAATACAAAGCCAAGGTCATCGGCACCGATGCCCGTACTGATATTGCTCTGCTCAAGATCGATGCCAAGGACCTGAAGCCTTTGCCGATCGGTGACTCCAATACCCTTAAAAAAGGTCAGTGGGTATTGGCAATCGGGTCGCCTTTTGGCCTGGACTCCACGGTCACGGCGGGCATCGTCAGCGCCATCAATCGCGATACCGGCGATTATCTGCCGTTCATTCAGACGGATGTCGCCGTGAATCCTGGTAACTCGGGTGGTCCGTTGATCAATCTCGAAGGCCATGTCGTGGGGATCAATTCACAGATTGTCTCGCGCAGCGGCGGCTTTATGGGGATTTCCTTGGCGATTCCCATCGATGAAGTCATGCGTGTGGTGGATCAGCTCAAGGCCCATGGCAAGGTTATCCGTGGCCGTATCGGGGTGCAAATCACCGAAGTTCAGGACGAAGTCGCCACTGCGCTGGGGTTGGGTGATGCCCATGGGGCATTGGTCAGCAGCGTGGACCCCGATGGCCCAGCCGCCAAGGCCGGGGTGCATCCGGGCGACGTCATCACGCAATTCGATGGCCAGGAAATAAAGCACATGTCCGATCTGCCCCGTCTGGTGGGGGCCTCCAAGCCTGGCACGGATGCCACCATCCAGGTCTGGCGCAAGGGCAAGACCGTGGATCTGAAGGCCAAGGTTGCCGAACTCGAACAGCCGGCCGCTGATCAGTCCGGTGAGCAGGCTCCAGAAGCGGAGGGCACCGATCGTCTGGGTCTTGCCGTCAAGGCCTTGCCCGCGGATGCAGGCACGGATGAAGGCGTGGAGGTCAGCCTGGCTGAGGGGGTGGCTGCCGAATCTGGCATCCAGGCCGGCGACATCATTCTGCGCATCAACGATAACGACATCACCAGCCCGAAACAGTACGAAAAAGTGGTCAAAGCCCTGCCCAAGGACAAGCCCGTCGTGCTGTTGGTCAGCCGTGATCAGCAATCCCAGTGGGTGATTCTCAAGCCCTGA
- a CDS encoding MucB/RseB C-terminal domain-containing protein produces the protein MTSPGGVARWGVGLLLGLLLGGAYAADPKPSPQAAPDVLAFLQQVQDSARKLDYVGTYTYQEGHHLMAFHLTHMLDGMGERERLEVLDGPPRECLRQNGIEQCLHPGAKLIVSQPARSDHFPGLLLDNAQSIVNHYDWQPLPHHYRVAGRECAVSDLKARDDLRYSYRLCTDTQTHLLLKLQTLDTEGQVIDQTAFSNIQLGADAQPATLVPSWDTRSWRLVTESVAETNLQAQGWRFTLPAGFLPVIQLTRQIGRAHAVNQYVISDGLAAISIFIETFDPERDQNIRQGDSRQGTVNVYRMRLASYWLTAVGEVPARTVRDLVRAVQYVPQAAH, from the coding sequence ATGACCAGCCCCGGCGGCGTGGCTCGCTGGGGGGTAGGCCTGCTGCTCGGCCTGTTGCTGGGGGGGGCTTATGCCGCAGATCCCAAGCCCAGCCCTCAGGCCGCCCCGGATGTGCTGGCGTTTTTGCAGCAGGTTCAGGACTCGGCTCGCAAGCTGGACTACGTCGGCACCTATACCTATCAGGAAGGCCATCATTTGATGGCTTTCCACCTGACGCATATGCTGGATGGCATGGGCGAACGCGAACGTCTAGAGGTCCTGGACGGCCCCCCACGCGAATGCCTGCGCCAGAACGGCATCGAGCAATGCCTGCATCCGGGTGCCAAACTGATCGTCAGCCAGCCCGCCCGCAGCGACCATTTTCCGGGTTTGTTGCTGGATAATGCGCAGTCCATCGTCAATCACTACGATTGGCAGCCTCTGCCGCATCACTATCGGGTGGCCGGGCGTGAATGCGCTGTCTCTGATCTGAAGGCGCGCGACGATCTGCGCTACAGCTATCGTCTTTGTACCGACACCCAGACCCATTTATTGCTCAAGCTCCAGACGCTGGACACGGAAGGCCAGGTGATCGACCAGACGGCCTTCAGCAATATTCAACTGGGGGCCGATGCTCAGCCTGCGACGCTGGTGCCCTCCTGGGACACGCGTAGCTGGCGGTTGGTCACCGAATCCGTTGCCGAGACCAATTTGCAGGCCCAGGGCTGGCGCTTTACCTTGCCTGCGGGTTTCCTGCCTGTGATCCAATTGACCCGCCAGATTGGCCGGGCGCATGCGGTCAATCAGTATGTGATTTCAGACGGTTTGGCTGCTATTTCAATTTTTATTGAAACCTTTGACCCCGAACGTGATCAAAACATCAGACAGGGAGACTCGCGACAGGGAACCGTCAATGTTTACCGGATGCGTCTTGCATCCTATTGGCTGACCGCTGTTGGCGAAGTCCCAGCCCGGACTGTCCGGGATCTGGTGCGTGCAGTGCAATATGTGCCGCAAGCAGCCCACTAA
- a CDS encoding sigma-E factor negative regulatory protein: MNTKPEPIPADHAWEAAVSTWVDGEADLRADELDSPYGRQVWDTYHLIGDVMRSQDLALQPSERFYARVSAALDAEPTVLAPARLGRHHSWRLGLSGLAVAAAVASVVWVARPFLMGADAPPVAATPVLAQAAEADVNDPSLAGYMAAHQAMAGAEPVRQVSFDSMGPDQ; this comes from the coding sequence ATGAACACCAAACCCGAACCCATCCCCGCCGATCACGCCTGGGAGGCTGCTGTTTCCACCTGGGTAGATGGCGAGGCAGACCTGCGCGCCGACGAACTGGACAGTCCCTATGGCCGACAGGTCTGGGATACCTATCATTTGATCGGTGACGTCATGCGCAGTCAGGACCTCGCTTTACAGCCTTCAGAGCGCTTCTATGCCCGCGTCTCTGCAGCGCTGGACGCCGAGCCCACCGTCCTGGCACCAGCACGTCTGGGTCGGCATCATTCCTGGCGCCTGGGCCTGTCCGGCCTGGCGGTGGCCGCCGCCGTGGCGTCGGTGGTCTGGGTGGCCAGGCCTTTCCTGATGGGGGCCGATGCACCGCCCGTGGCCGCTACGCCCGTGCTGGCGCAGGCGGCAGAGGCCGATGTCAATGATCCTTCATTGGCGGGCTATATGGCGGCGCATCAGGCCATGGCGGGGGCAGAACCCGTGCGTCAGGTGTCGTTCGACAGCATGGGACCGGACCAATGA
- the rpoE gene encoding RNA polymerase sigma factor RpoE, translating to MSEREVDLALVERVRRGDRHAFDLLVIKYQRKIMRLLSRMINDSADIEDVAQEAFIKAYRALPQFRGDSAFYTWLYRIAINTARNWQAANFRRPVTVSALENEDGETFDQIDGLSDSNTPESMMASRQVAQTVNAAIEDLPDDLRTAIVLREIEGMSYEDIANTMQCPIGTVRSRIFRAREAIAARLRPVMEQDPARRW from the coding sequence ATGAGCGAGCGCGAGGTCGACCTCGCGCTGGTCGAGCGTGTGCGACGCGGCGACCGGCATGCCTTTGATCTGCTGGTCATCAAATACCAGCGAAAAATCATGCGCCTGCTGTCGCGCATGATCAACGATTCCGCCGATATCGAAGATGTGGCCCAGGAAGCTTTCATCAAGGCCTATCGGGCCTTGCCCCAGTTTCGCGGCGACAGCGCCTTTTATACCTGGCTATACCGCATTGCCATCAATACGGCCCGTAACTGGCAGGCTGCCAATTTTCGGCGTCCGGTCACGGTTTCCGCGCTCGAAAACGAAGACGGTGAAACTTTTGACCAAATCGATGGCCTAAGTGATAGCAACACGCCCGAATCCATGATGGCCAGCCGTCAGGTTGCGCAGACGGTCAATGCAGCCATCGAAGACTTGCCTGATGATTTGCGCACGGCCATTGTGTTGCGAGAAATCGAAGGGATGAGTTATGAAGACATCGCCAACACCATGCAGTGCCCGATCGGGACGGTCCGATCACGTATTTTCCGGGCCCGAGAGGCCATTGCGGCGCGTCTGCGTCCTGTCATGGAACAAGACCCGGCCCGCCGCTGGTAA
- the fabF gene encoding beta-ketoacyl-ACP synthase II, with translation MKRRVVITGLGIVSPVGNDVETAWDNLIHGRSGIGRVTRFDASVLNSQVAGEVKDFQVTDYIGIKEAKQMDTFIHYGVAAGIQAWRDSGLDIEREDADRIGTIVGSGIGGLPRIEETQIEFLQRGARRISPFFVPASLINLISGQISIMLGLKGPSYAVVSACTTGLHCIGDAARLIEYGDADVMLAGGAESSVSPLGMGGFAAMRALSTRNDDPATASRPWDRDRDGFVLGEGAGVLVLEEYEHAKKRGARIYAEFLGFGMSSDAHHITTPDQDGPRRGILHALRNSHVNAEQISYVNAHGTSTPLGDKNETEALKLAFGDHARRLVVNSTKSMTGHLLGAAGGIEAVFTTLAIQRQVSPPTINIFNQDPECDLDYCANQARDLKIDVALSNSFGFGGTNGSMIVGRL, from the coding sequence GTGAAACGACGAGTCGTGATAACCGGGCTAGGCATCGTGTCGCCGGTGGGAAATGATGTCGAAACTGCTTGGGACAATCTGATTCATGGCCGATCAGGGATTGGTCGGGTGACGCGATTCGACGCCTCGGTGTTAAACAGCCAGGTCGCTGGTGAAGTCAAAGACTTTCAGGTCACAGACTACATCGGCATCAAGGAAGCCAAGCAAATGGATACCTTCATCCATTATGGCGTGGCAGCGGGTATACAGGCTTGGCGCGACTCCGGGCTGGATATCGAGCGCGAGGACGCGGATCGCATCGGGACGATCGTTGGCTCTGGCATCGGTGGACTGCCGCGCATCGAAGAAACCCAGATTGAATTCCTGCAGCGCGGTGCACGGCGGATATCGCCGTTTTTTGTGCCTGCCTCCCTGATTAATCTGATTTCCGGCCAGATTTCCATCATGCTGGGCCTCAAGGGCCCCAGTTATGCGGTGGTGTCGGCCTGCACCACGGGACTGCACTGTATTGGCGACGCAGCCCGCCTGATCGAATACGGCGATGCTGACGTCATGCTGGCTGGCGGGGCCGAAAGCTCCGTGTCGCCCCTGGGCATGGGGGGCTTTGCCGCGATGCGCGCCCTGTCCACCCGCAATGACGATCCCGCTACGGCCTCACGTCCCTGGGATCGGGATCGCGATGGTTTCGTCTTGGGCGAAGGAGCCGGGGTGCTGGTGCTCGAAGAATACGAACACGCCAAAAAGCGTGGTGCCCGCATCTATGCCGAATTCCTTGGGTTTGGCATGAGCTCCGACGCGCACCACATCACCACGCCGGATCAGGACGGCCCACGGCGCGGCATCCTGCACGCTTTGCGTAACAGCCATGTCAATGCCGAGCAGATCAGTTATGTGAATGCACACGGGACATCCACCCCCTTGGGCGACAAAAACGAGACCGAAGCGCTGAAGCTTGCTTTTGGTGATCATGCCCGTCGCCTGGTGGTCAATTCCACCAAGTCCATGACAGGACACCTGCTGGGGGCTGCCGGGGGGATTGAAGCCGTGTTCACCACCCTGGCCATCCAACGCCAGGTGTCGCCACCCACCATCAATATTTTCAATCAGGACCCCGAGTGCGACCTGGATTATTGCGCCAATCAGGCACGCGATCTGAAAATCGATGTGGCTTTGTCGAATTCCTTTGGATTCGGCGGCACCAACGGTTCCATGATCGTGGGACGTCTGTAA